The Xanthomonas indica genome has a segment encoding these proteins:
- the lepB gene encoding signal peptidase I — protein MKWFEIALVVLTFATGIITLLDKLFFAKRRAARAGLLDAEPVLVDYSRAFFPVLAVVLILRSFIAEPYKIPSSSMMPNLLVGDFILVNKFSYGFRLPITNQKIIPVGEPKRGDVVVFKPPHKPDENWIKRVIGLPGDRIGFHGDTLYINGTPMKYKVMGEYVGKGKGAEMTGATLLTEYLPGRPHTELEWIDRNNPAGQGDWVVPPGKYFVMGDNRDNSEDSRFWTQTHFLPEENLRGKAFLIWLNCEGWFCSGSFDPSRIGTTIQ, from the coding sequence ATGAAATGGTTTGAAATCGCGCTGGTGGTCCTGACCTTCGCCACCGGCATCATCACCCTGCTGGACAAGCTGTTCTTCGCCAAGCGCCGTGCCGCGCGGGCCGGGTTGCTGGACGCCGAGCCGGTGCTGGTGGACTACTCGCGGGCGTTCTTCCCGGTGCTGGCGGTGGTGCTGATCCTGCGCAGCTTCATCGCCGAGCCGTACAAGATCCCGTCCAGCTCGATGATGCCGAACCTGCTGGTCGGCGATTTCATCCTGGTCAACAAGTTCTCCTACGGCTTCCGCCTGCCGATCACCAACCAGAAGATCATTCCGGTCGGCGAGCCCAAGCGCGGCGACGTGGTGGTGTTCAAGCCGCCGCACAAGCCGGACGAGAACTGGATCAAGCGCGTGATCGGCCTGCCGGGCGACCGCATCGGCTTCCACGGCGACACCCTGTACATCAACGGCACGCCGATGAAGTACAAGGTGATGGGCGAGTACGTCGGCAAGGGCAAGGGCGCGGAAATGACCGGCGCCACGCTGCTCACCGAATACCTGCCGGGCCGTCCCCACACCGAACTGGAATGGATCGACCGCAACAATCCGGCCGGCCAGGGCGACTGGGTGGTGCCGCCGGGCAAGTACTTCGTGATGGGCGATAATCGCGACAACAGCGAGGACAGCCGGTTCTGGACCCAGACCCATTTCCTGCCCGAGGAGAACCTGCGCGGCAAGGCGTTCCTGATCTGGCTCAATTGCGAAGGGTGGTTCTGCAGCGGCAGTTTCGATCCGTCGCGGATCGGAACGACCATTCAGTGA
- a CDS encoding DUF4845 domain-containing protein, with amino-acid sequence MKHKQSGMTLTSFVIVLAVVGFFVYIGMKLFPMYMEFYAVRSAMKGLATEAGSAEMDPSQAKASLFRRLDINNSDNVKPSDVTFERTDTGVKMHVAYEVRRPLIANLDVVGKFDATQDLTTRGGQ; translated from the coding sequence ATGAAGCACAAGCAAAGTGGCATGACCTTGACCTCGTTCGTGATCGTGCTGGCGGTGGTCGGATTCTTCGTCTACATCGGCATGAAGCTGTTCCCGATGTACATGGAGTTCTATGCCGTGCGCTCGGCGATGAAGGGCCTGGCGACGGAAGCCGGCAGCGCCGAGATGGACCCGTCGCAGGCCAAGGCCTCGCTGTTCCGGCGCCTGGACATCAACAACTCGGACAACGTGAAGCCGAGCGACGTCACCTTCGAGCGCACCGATACCGGGGTGAAGATGCACGTGGCCTACGAAGTGCGCCGCCCGTTGATCGCCAATCTGGACGTGGTCGGCAAGTTCGACGCCACCCAGGACCTGACGACGCGTGGTGGCCAGTAA
- the rnc gene encoding ribonuclease III — protein MASKTILRGDRIGHRFAEPQLLAQALTHRSAGAPHNERLEFLGDGIVNLLIAEALYQRWPKADEGALTRARAELVREASLAAIGRQLELGERLTLGPGEMKSGGHRRDSILADAVEAVVAAIYLDAGFETCRATILPWFEAALAALPVGKVEKDAKTRLQEWLQARQRSLPAYELISETGDDHAKLFRVRCVLAEPALVTEGEGTSRRLAEQQAAAAAIEQLDSSK, from the coding sequence GTGGCCAGTAAGACCATCCTGCGCGGTGACCGCATCGGTCACCGCTTCGCCGAGCCGCAGTTGCTGGCGCAGGCGCTGACCCATCGCAGCGCCGGTGCGCCGCACAACGAACGCCTGGAGTTCCTCGGCGACGGCATCGTCAACCTGCTGATCGCCGAGGCGCTGTACCAGCGCTGGCCCAAGGCCGACGAAGGCGCGCTGACCCGCGCCCGCGCCGAGCTGGTGCGCGAGGCCTCGCTGGCCGCGATCGGCCGGCAGCTGGAGCTGGGCGAACGCCTGACCCTGGGGCCGGGCGAGATGAAGTCCGGCGGCCATCGCCGCGACTCGATCCTGGCCGATGCGGTGGAGGCCGTGGTCGCGGCGATCTACCTGGATGCCGGCTTCGAGACCTGCCGCGCCACGATCCTGCCCTGGTTCGAGGCGGCGCTGGCGGCGCTGCCGGTCGGCAAGGTGGAGAAGGACGCCAAGACCCGCCTGCAGGAATGGCTGCAGGCCCGGCAGCGGAGCCTGCCGGCCTACGAACTGATCAGCGAGACCGGCGACGACCACGCCAAACTATTCCGGGTACGCTGCGTACTCGCCGAGCCCGCCCTGGTGACCGAGGGCGAGGGCACCTCGCGGCGCCTGGCCGAGCAGCAGGCCGCCGCCGCCGCCATCGAGCAACTGGATTCGAGCAAGTGA
- the era gene encoding GTPase Era — protein MNEQATPPYRSGSVAVIGRPNVGKSTLTNALVGAKVSIVSNRPQTTRHRLLGIASFPAGQLLLVDTPGLHREQKRAMNRVMNRAARGSLEGVDAGLLVIEAGRWDEEDTLAFNVLSDAGIPVVLVVNKVDRLKDKTALLPFLQQVSEGRSFAAVHPISALKRKGLEALVRDLLALVPEAPPMFGEDEITDRSQRFLAGELVREQLMRQLGEELPYATTVEIERFAEDGALLRIGAVIWVEREGQKAIVIGKGGTRLKDIGAKARQQMERLFGAKVFLETWVRVREGWSDDEAALKAFGYGE, from the coding sequence GTGAACGAGCAAGCCACCCCCCCTTACCGCAGCGGCAGCGTGGCCGTGATCGGCCGCCCCAACGTGGGCAAGTCCACCCTGACCAACGCCCTGGTGGGCGCCAAGGTCAGCATCGTCTCCAACCGGCCGCAGACCACCCGGCACCGGCTGCTGGGCATCGCCAGCTTCCCGGCCGGCCAGTTGCTGCTGGTCGATACCCCGGGCCTGCACCGCGAGCAGAAGCGCGCCATGAACCGGGTGATGAACCGCGCCGCGCGCGGCTCGCTGGAAGGCGTGGACGCCGGCCTGCTGGTGATCGAAGCCGGGCGTTGGGACGAGGAGGACACGCTGGCGTTCAACGTGCTCAGCGACGCCGGCATTCCGGTGGTGCTGGTGGTCAACAAGGTCGACCGGCTCAAGGACAAGACCGCGCTGCTGCCGTTCCTGCAGCAGGTCAGCGAGGGCCGCAGCTTCGCCGCGGTGCACCCGATCTCCGCGCTCAAGCGCAAGGGCCTGGAGGCGCTGGTGCGCGACCTGCTGGCCTTGGTGCCGGAAGCGCCGCCGATGTTCGGCGAGGACGAGATCACCGACCGCAGCCAGCGCTTCCTGGCCGGCGAACTGGTGCGCGAGCAGTTGATGCGCCAGCTCGGCGAGGAACTGCCGTACGCGACCACCGTGGAGATCGAACGCTTCGCCGAGGACGGCGCGCTGCTGCGCATCGGCGCGGTGATCTGGGTCGAGCGCGAAGGCCAGAAAGCCATCGTGATCGGCAAGGGCGGCACCCGCCTGAAGGACATCGGCGCCAAGGCCCGCCAGCAGATGGAGCGCCTGTTCGGCGCCAAGGTGTTCCTGGAGACCTGGGTGCGCGTGCGCGAGGGCTGGTCCGACGACGAGGCGGCGCTGAAGGCGTTCGGGTACGGGGAATAA
- the recO gene encoding DNA repair protein RecO — translation MIEHEPGFVLHARPWRETSLLVEVLSVHHGRLGVLARGVQGPKKQALRAALQPLQSIRFSAQRRGELAQLRAAEAVDTAPRLSGEAMLAGFYINELTLRLAPRDDPAPDLYLAYARVRARLAAEAPLAWSLRCFERDLLEALGVGFDLRHDGDGEPIDPAARYVLDAEHGPRRLLSDRGHDQRSGMATGRALLALADDAEPVAEDLPGLRRGMRVVLLHHLGGRGLKSWEMVEDLARQRSAAATAAESAVTVATPEADAELDAQADSTLASTPEAPLRSPPSAAS, via the coding sequence TTGATCGAGCACGAACCCGGTTTCGTCCTGCATGCGCGGCCCTGGCGCGAGACCAGCCTGCTGGTGGAGGTGCTGAGCGTGCACCACGGCCGGCTCGGCGTGCTGGCGCGCGGCGTGCAGGGGCCGAAAAAGCAGGCCTTGCGCGCGGCGCTGCAGCCGCTGCAGTCGATCCGCTTCAGCGCGCAGCGCCGCGGCGAACTGGCGCAACTGCGCGCGGCCGAGGCCGTGGACACGGCGCCGCGGCTCAGCGGCGAGGCGATGCTGGCCGGCTTCTACATCAACGAACTGACCCTGCGCCTGGCGCCGCGCGACGACCCGGCGCCGGACCTGTACCTGGCCTATGCGCGGGTGCGGGCGCGGCTGGCGGCCGAGGCGCCGCTGGCCTGGTCGCTGCGCTGCTTCGAGCGCGACCTGCTGGAGGCGCTGGGCGTGGGCTTCGACCTGCGCCACGACGGCGACGGCGAGCCGATCGACCCGGCCGCGCGCTATGTGCTCGACGCCGAGCACGGACCGCGCCGGTTGTTGAGCGACCGCGGCCACGACCAGCGCAGCGGGATGGCGACCGGGCGCGCCCTGCTGGCCCTGGCCGACGACGCCGAACCGGTCGCCGAGGATCTGCCCGGCCTGCGCCGCGGCATGCGCGTGGTGCTGCTGCACCACCTCGGCGGGCGCGGCCTGAAGTCCTGGGAAATGGTCGAGGACCTGGCGCGGCAGCGCAGCGCCGCCGCCACCGCGGCGGAGTCGGCAGTGACCGTGGCGACGCCGGAGGCGGACGCGGAGCTGGATGCGCAGGCCGATTCGACGTTGGCGTCCACGCCGGAGGCGCCGCTTCGGTCGCCGCCGTCCGCGGCATCGTGA
- a CDS encoding TonB-dependent siderophore receptor yields MFQTSLHRQAPAMGLLARALLVALVAAASTSANAQDAATDDDTRDAQPPADATQLDTVMVKGQRLSLDLQQDAAVGALGTSRLLDTPFSVALVEEPEIARRQATTLGQIFINDPSVFAAEPPASTNWWGTQIRGIEVRNFYVDGVPMLMEWGGEFPLEAVQSVQALKGLGGFMYGFGTPGGIVSYQTKRPTDTALLATTFGYRNDSAFSAQLDAGGRANGPDSFGYRLNGGIERGDAYNGAGIDRKTLALAVEQPIAENLTWHAEVVHERNTLEHEPLYFYWDSYDGAHLPRPTNDYAKIRVDGAYYRTALLHATTGLTWRIDERWSAALSLGGSRRRHESHKTFGNLLNEAGDYDGVVYDFAGVLRNSAAQLLVTGHADTGPIAHTLVFGASVQRQWDQWSKAFSWSQEFTGNLYRQQTYRPTRRPDYSLAPVSADLRQKAVFVSDTMQFGEHWRAILGARHVDYQQRDLDGDAAVDSGYRTSVTTPTVALIYKPIDDISLYASYVEALEPGSRVGSDAVLAYANAGSVLQPTVSKQYELGAKLQSGRFALTTAAFRIERGAQIDAYRDGQRYLTQDGLTLYRGLEVIGSVGVTDDLELGGGGLWMDPRLEDLSPDNAALRGNRPAGAARRQLLANATWRVPGVRGLSLHGNVRYSGDAYYEDQNRVLIPGHTVAAVGFQYATTLGGYDALLTGNLNNLFDRSYWNQHTLGEARNAALSLRIDWR; encoded by the coding sequence ATGTTTCAGACTTCACTCCACCGGCAAGCGCCGGCGATGGGCCTGCTCGCCCGCGCCTTGCTGGTCGCCCTCGTGGCCGCCGCGTCCACCTCGGCCAACGCCCAGGACGCCGCCACCGACGACGACACCCGCGATGCCCAGCCACCGGCCGATGCCACGCAACTGGACACGGTCATGGTCAAGGGCCAGCGGCTCAGCCTGGACCTGCAGCAGGACGCGGCGGTCGGCGCGCTGGGCACGTCCCGCCTGCTGGACACGCCGTTCTCGGTGGCGCTGGTCGAAGAACCCGAGATCGCGCGGCGCCAGGCCACCACGCTGGGGCAGATCTTCATCAACGATCCGTCGGTGTTCGCCGCCGAGCCGCCGGCCAGCACCAACTGGTGGGGTACGCAGATCCGCGGCATCGAGGTGCGCAATTTCTACGTAGACGGCGTGCCGATGCTGATGGAATGGGGCGGCGAGTTCCCGCTGGAAGCGGTGCAATCGGTGCAGGCGCTGAAGGGCCTGGGCGGCTTCATGTACGGCTTCGGCACGCCCGGCGGCATCGTCAGCTACCAGACCAAGCGCCCCACCGACACCGCGCTGCTGGCCACCACCTTCGGCTATCGCAACGACAGCGCATTCTCGGCCCAGCTCGACGCCGGCGGGCGCGCCAACGGGCCGGACTCCTTCGGGTACCGTCTCAACGGCGGCATCGAACGCGGCGATGCCTACAACGGCGCCGGCATCGACCGGAAGACGCTGGCGCTGGCGGTCGAGCAACCGATCGCCGAGAACCTGACCTGGCATGCGGAAGTGGTGCACGAGCGCAACACGCTCGAGCACGAACCGCTGTACTTCTACTGGGACAGCTACGACGGCGCGCACCTGCCGCGACCGACCAACGACTACGCCAAGATCCGCGTCGACGGCGCCTATTACAGGACCGCCCTGCTGCACGCGACCACCGGCCTGACCTGGCGCATCGACGAACGCTGGAGCGCGGCGCTGAGCCTGGGCGGCAGCCGCCGCCGGCACGAATCGCACAAGACGTTCGGCAACCTGCTCAATGAAGCCGGCGACTACGATGGCGTGGTCTACGACTTCGCCGGAGTGCTGCGCAACAGCGCAGCGCAACTGCTGGTCACCGGCCACGCAGACACCGGCCCGATCGCGCACACGCTGGTGTTCGGCGCCTCGGTGCAGCGCCAATGGGATCAATGGAGCAAGGCGTTCTCCTGGAGCCAGGAGTTCACCGGCAACCTCTACCGCCAGCAGACCTACCGCCCGACCCGCCGCCCGGACTACAGCCTGGCGCCGGTCAGCGCCGACCTGCGCCAGAAGGCGGTGTTCGTCAGCGACACCATGCAGTTCGGCGAGCACTGGCGGGCCATCCTCGGCGCGCGCCACGTGGACTATCAGCAGCGCGATCTGGATGGCGACGCGGCCGTGGACAGCGGTTACCGCACCTCGGTGACGACCCCGACCGTCGCGCTGATCTACAAACCCATCGACGACATCTCGCTCTACGCCAGCTACGTGGAAGCACTGGAACCGGGCAGCCGCGTGGGGAGCGATGCGGTGCTCGCCTACGCCAATGCCGGCAGCGTGCTGCAACCGACGGTGAGCAAGCAGTACGAGTTGGGCGCCAAGTTGCAGAGCGGGCGCTTCGCCCTGACCACCGCCGCGTTCCGCATCGAACGCGGCGCCCAGATCGACGCCTACCGCGACGGCCAGCGCTACCTGACCCAGGACGGCCTGACCCTGTATCGCGGACTGGAAGTGATCGGCAGCGTCGGCGTGACCGACGATCTGGAACTGGGCGGCGGCGGGCTGTGGATGGACCCGCGTCTGGAGGATCTGTCGCCGGACAACGCGGCCCTGCGCGGCAACCGCCCGGCCGGCGCCGCACGCCGGCAACTGCTGGCCAATGCCACCTGGCGCGTACCGGGCGTGCGTGGCCTGAGCCTGCACGGCAACGTGCGCTACTCCGGCGACGCGTATTACGAGGATCAGAACCGCGTGCTCATCCCCGGGCACACCGTCGCCGCGGTGGGCTTCCAGTACGCCACCACGCTGGGCGGCTACGACGCGCTGTTGACCGGCAACCTCAACAATCTGTTCGATCGCAGCTACTGGAACCAGCACACGCTGGGCGAGGCGCGCAATGCCGCGCTGAGCCTGCGGATCGATTGGCGCTGA
- a CDS encoding response regulator, giving the protein MASTQDPVTRLLLVEDDPISRAFFDATLQALPAHVDLADSVASALARAQTQAHDLWLIDANLPDGSGSELLHELQRQRPGTLGLAHTADASATLRAQLLDAGFADVLLKPLSTERLLQSVRRLLARGRLGGAPGTAEPTLDWDETTALAALNGERAHLIALRELFLAELPGTRDAVASALQLSDDQAVRSHLHRLQASCGFVGAARLARAVRQLHGDPTSSQARHQFSEAVAALLH; this is encoded by the coding sequence ATGGCATCGACCCAGGACCCGGTAACGCGACTGCTGCTCGTCGAAGACGACCCGATCAGCCGCGCCTTCTTCGACGCGACCCTGCAGGCGTTGCCGGCACACGTGGACCTGGCCGACTCCGTCGCCAGCGCCCTCGCCCGCGCGCAGACGCAGGCGCACGACCTGTGGCTGATCGACGCCAACCTGCCCGACGGCAGCGGCAGCGAGTTGCTGCACGAGTTGCAGCGGCAGCGCCCCGGCACCCTGGGGCTGGCCCATACCGCCGACGCCAGCGCCACGCTTCGCGCCCAGCTGCTCGACGCCGGGTTCGCCGACGTCCTGCTCAAGCCGCTCAGCACCGAGCGACTGCTGCAGTCGGTACGCCGGCTACTGGCGCGCGGCCGCCTCGGCGGTGCACCCGGTACCGCCGAGCCGACCCTGGACTGGGACGAGACCACCGCGCTGGCTGCGCTCAATGGCGAGCGCGCGCACCTGATCGCCCTGCGCGAATTGTTCCTGGCCGAACTGCCCGGCACCCGCGACGCGGTCGCCTCGGCCCTGCAGCTCAGCGACGACCAGGCCGTACGCAGCCACCTGCACCGGCTGCAGGCCAGCTGCGGCTTCGTCGGCGCCGCCCGCCTGGCGCGCGCCGTGCGCCAGTTGCACGGCGACCCGACCTCCTCGCAGGCCCGCCACCAGTTCAGCGAGGCGGTGGCGGCGTTGTTGCACTGA
- the rlmD gene encoding 23S rRNA (uracil(1939)-C(5))-methyltransferase RlmD — MARSRNRLDRTPFQTDIADLSHDGRGVARREGDKVAFVAGALPGETVLAEPTARNRHFDEARTVQVLQASPQRVTPRCPHFGVCAGCVLQHLAEDQQIVAKQRVLTENLERIGHVTPQAVLPALTGAPWGYRRKGRFSVRRVEKKDKTLVGFREQDPRFVADLSVCHTVIPQIGFKVSALAELVESLDGKRDIPQIEFIAGDAAVALTFRHMQPLSARDQDALIAFAQEHDFAIFLQPGGVDSVHPLYPQEVPLSFRLPQWDVELAFRPLDFIQVNAALNEKMIAHALALLDAQPGDRVLDLFCGLGNFTLPLARTVREVVGVEGDAGLVARARENAQRNGLDNAQFFAADLTQDQRQAPWMRQGFDKLLLDPPRSGALEVLQQLPLKQFQRIVYVSCHPGSLARDAGYLVNDQGFVLKAAGAMDMFPHTAHVESIAVFEKPGMGNRE, encoded by the coding sequence GTGGCCCGATCCAGAAACCGTCTCGACCGCACGCCCTTCCAGACCGACATCGCCGACCTCAGCCACGATGGCCGCGGCGTGGCCCGCCGCGAGGGCGACAAGGTCGCCTTCGTCGCCGGCGCGCTGCCCGGCGAGACCGTCCTGGCCGAACCCACCGCGCGCAACCGCCACTTCGACGAGGCGCGCACCGTGCAGGTGCTGCAGGCCTCGCCGCAGCGGGTGACGCCGCGCTGCCCGCATTTCGGGGTCTGCGCCGGCTGCGTCCTGCAACACCTGGCCGAGGACCAGCAGATCGTCGCCAAGCAGCGGGTGCTGACCGAGAACCTGGAGCGCATCGGCCACGTGACCCCGCAGGCGGTGCTGCCGGCGCTGACCGGCGCGCCCTGGGGCTACCGGCGCAAGGGCCGTTTCTCGGTGCGGCGGGTGGAGAAGAAGGACAAGACCCTGGTCGGCTTCCGCGAGCAGGACCCGCGCTTCGTCGCCGACCTGTCGGTCTGCCATACGGTGATCCCGCAGATCGGCTTCAAGGTGAGCGCGCTGGCGGAGCTGGTCGAAAGCCTGGACGGCAAGCGCGACATCCCGCAGATCGAGTTCATCGCCGGCGACGCCGCGGTGGCGCTGACCTTCCGGCACATGCAGCCGCTGAGCGCGCGCGACCAGGACGCGCTGATCGCCTTCGCCCAGGAACACGATTTCGCCATCTTCCTGCAGCCCGGTGGCGTGGACAGCGTGCACCCGCTGTATCCGCAGGAGGTGCCGCTGTCGTTCCGGCTGCCGCAGTGGGACGTGGAACTGGCGTTCCGGCCGCTGGACTTCATCCAGGTCAATGCCGCGCTCAACGAGAAGATGATCGCGCACGCGCTGGCGCTGCTCGACGCGCAGCCTGGCGACCGGGTGCTGGACCTGTTCTGCGGCCTGGGCAACTTCACCCTGCCGCTGGCGCGCACCGTGCGCGAGGTGGTCGGCGTGGAAGGCGACGCCGGGCTGGTGGCACGCGCGCGGGAAAACGCGCAGCGCAACGGCCTGGACAACGCCCAGTTCTTCGCCGCCGACCTGACCCAGGACCAGCGCCAGGCGCCGTGGATGCGCCAGGGCTTCGACAAGCTGCTGCTGGACCCGCCGCGCTCCGGCGCGCTGGAAGTGCTGCAGCAACTGCCGCTGAAGCAGTTCCAGCGCATCGTCTACGTCAGCTGCCATCCCGGCTCGCTGGCGCGCGACGCCGGCTACCTGGTCAACGACCAGGGTTTCGTGCTCAAGGCCGCCGGCGCGATGGACATGTTCCCGCATACCGCGCATGTGGAGAGCATTGCGGTGTTTGAGAAGCCGGGAATGGGGAATCGGGAGTAG
- a CDS encoding CYTH domain-containing protein produces MAIEIERKFLVTGDGWRAAAHAVMPMAQGYLNDQAALASGAQKASVRVRVQGEEAFLNLKSRELGHTRQEFEYPIPPDDARALLALCVGGLIDKRRHLVQHQGHLWEVDEFLGDNAGLVVAEIELDSADETFARPDWLGAEVTDDPRYYNVALASRPFCEWQGLGSGDSGLVKA; encoded by the coding sequence ATGGCCATCGAAATCGAACGCAAATTCCTGGTGACCGGCGACGGTTGGCGCGCGGCGGCGCATGCGGTGATGCCGATGGCGCAGGGCTATCTCAACGACCAGGCGGCGCTGGCCAGCGGGGCGCAGAAGGCGTCGGTGCGGGTGCGGGTGCAGGGCGAGGAGGCGTTTCTCAACCTGAAGTCGCGCGAGCTCGGGCATACCCGCCAGGAGTTCGAGTATCCGATTCCGCCGGACGATGCGCGCGCGCTGCTGGCGCTGTGCGTGGGCGGGCTGATCGACAAGCGCCGGCATCTCGTGCAGCACCAGGGCCACCTCTGGGAAGTGGACGAGTTCCTCGGCGACAACGCCGGGCTGGTGGTCGCCGAGATCGAGCTGGACAGCGCCGACGAGACGTTCGCCAGGCCGGACTGGCTCGGCGCCGAAGTCACCGACGACCCGCGGTACTACAACGTGGCGCTGGCAAGCCGCCCATTCTGCGAGTGGCAGGGATTGGGGAGTGGGGATTCGGGATTGGTAAAAGCGTAA
- a CDS encoding DsbA family oxidoreductase produces MRIDIWSDVVCPWCWIGKRRLQHGLASLGADAPALEIHWHPYLLDPDAGTEPVPLREAYAAKFGGAARTEQILAQTQATARAEGLPFDFGRGQVRVTTLPAHRLLWLAAREGDVDAVAEALFHAHFAEGRNLADVQTLCEAGAAGGLSAARVQALLEGDEGLDEVQAELQQAQAMGIRAVPTYVIDGRQALQGAQPPEVFAATVRGLLADAQAGRECGPDGCEV; encoded by the coding sequence ATGCGCATCGACATCTGGTCCGACGTGGTCTGCCCCTGGTGCTGGATCGGCAAGCGCCGGTTGCAGCACGGTCTCGCGTCGCTCGGCGCGGACGCGCCGGCGCTGGAGATCCACTGGCATCCGTATTTGCTGGATCCGGACGCCGGCACCGAGCCGGTGCCGCTGCGCGAGGCCTATGCGGCCAAGTTCGGCGGTGCGGCGCGTACCGAGCAGATCCTGGCGCAGACCCAGGCCACCGCACGCGCCGAAGGCCTGCCGTTCGACTTCGGCCGCGGCCAGGTGCGGGTGACCACGCTGCCGGCGCACCGGCTGCTGTGGCTGGCCGCGCGCGAGGGCGACGTCGATGCGGTCGCCGAGGCGTTGTTCCACGCGCACTTCGCCGAGGGCCGCAACCTGGCCGATGTGCAGACGCTGTGCGAGGCCGGCGCCGCGGGCGGGCTGTCGGCGGCGCGGGTGCAGGCGCTGCTGGAAGGCGACGAGGGCCTGGACGAGGTGCAGGCGGAACTGCAGCAGGCGCAGGCGATGGGGATCCGCGCGGTGCCCACCTACGTCATCGATGGCCGCCAGGCGCTGCAGGGCGCGCAGCCGCCGGAGGTGTTCGCCGCCACGGTGCGCGGCCTGCTGGCCGACGCCCAGGCGGGCCGCGAGTGCGGTCCGGACGGCTGCGAGGTCTAG
- the nagZ gene encoding beta-N-acetylhexosaminidase, which yields MLAIGVAGTELTAQERDWLQHDAVAGVVLFKRNFASRAQVTELSAAIRAAAPRPLLICVDQEGGRVQRFREGYSALPPLHGFGALYARDTAAALQMAEQHAWLMASEIRASGVDLSFAPVLDLARGNRAIGDRAFSDDPQVVAAFAEAYVRGMHSVGMGATLKHFPGHGTVLEDTHVDNAEDPRPLETLRQEDLVPFAAGIAAGADAVMMAHVVYPQVAPEPAGYSPRWIQQILRQDLGFRGVVFSDDIGMAASFAAGGVAARVTAHLDAGCDVVLVCHPELVEDSLQAVRDRPLNTAALLGLIGRGGLGWDGLLADARYGHTQSHLLSTFGKTA from the coding sequence ATGCTCGCGATCGGCGTTGCCGGTACCGAACTCACCGCGCAGGAGCGCGACTGGCTGCAGCACGATGCGGTGGCCGGCGTGGTCCTGTTCAAACGCAATTTCGCCTCGCGCGCGCAGGTGACCGAGCTGAGCGCGGCGATCCGCGCCGCCGCGCCGCGGCCGCTGCTGATCTGCGTGGACCAGGAGGGCGGCCGCGTGCAGCGCTTCCGCGAGGGCTACAGCGCGCTGCCGCCGCTGCACGGCTTCGGCGCGCTGTATGCGCGCGATACGGCCGCGGCGCTGCAGATGGCCGAGCAGCACGCCTGGCTGATGGCCAGCGAGATCCGCGCCAGCGGCGTCGACCTGAGCTTCGCCCCGGTGCTGGACCTGGCCCGCGGCAACCGCGCCATCGGCGACCGAGCCTTCAGCGACGACCCGCAGGTGGTCGCCGCCTTCGCCGAAGCCTATGTGCGCGGCATGCACAGCGTCGGCATGGGCGCCACCCTCAAGCACTTCCCTGGCCACGGCACCGTGCTGGAGGACACCCACGTCGACAACGCCGAAGACCCACGTCCGCTGGAGACCCTGCGCCAGGAAGACCTGGTGCCGTTCGCCGCCGGCATCGCCGCCGGCGCCGATGCGGTGATGATGGCGCACGTGGTCTATCCGCAGGTGGCGCCGGAGCCGGCCGGCTACTCGCCGCGCTGGATCCAGCAGATCCTGCGCCAGGACCTGGGCTTCCGCGGCGTGGTGTTCTCCGACGACATCGGCATGGCCGCCTCGTTCGCCGCCGGCGGTGTCGCTGCGCGGGTCACCGCGCACCTGGACGCCGGCTGCGACGTGGTCCTGGTCTGCCACCCGGAACTGGTCGAAGATTCCTTGCAGGCGGTGCGCGACCGCCCGCTCAACACTGCCGCGCTGCTCGGCCTGATCGGCCGCGGCGGCCTCGGCTGGGACGGCCTGCTGGCCGACGCCCGCTACGGCCACACCCAATCCCATCTGCTCTCCACCTTCGGAAAAACCGCCTGA
- a CDS encoding hypoxanthine-guanine phosphoribosyltransferase has translation MSTLTIAQALAQADLLVDRTRIDQAIAHMADAIAADYRGENPVYLTIMHGALPFAGQLALELGSRGQDLQLDYLHATRYRGETVGGELVWKHRPATALYGRRVLLLDDILDEGLTLKAVREWCLEQGATDVRIAALTVKRHDRCVPGVTADYIGVEVPDRYVFGFGMDVNEALRNLPAIYAMKE, from the coding sequence ATGTCCACTCTCACCATCGCCCAGGCCCTGGCCCAGGCCGACCTGCTGGTCGATCGCACGCGCATCGACCAGGCCATTGCCCACATGGCCGACGCCATCGCTGCCGATTATCGCGGCGAAAACCCGGTCTATCTGACCATCATGCATGGCGCGCTGCCGTTCGCCGGCCAGCTGGCGCTGGAACTGGGCAGCCGCGGCCAGGACCTGCAACTGGATTATCTGCACGCCACCCGCTACCGCGGCGAGACCGTCGGCGGCGAACTGGTGTGGAAGCACCGCCCGGCCACCGCGCTGTACGGCCGCCGCGTGCTGCTGCTCGACGACATCCTCGACGAAGGCCTGACCCTGAAGGCGGTGCGCGAGTGGTGCCTGGAGCAGGGGGCCACCGACGTGCGCATCGCCGCGCTGACGGTCAAGCGCCACGACCGCTGCGTGCCCGGGGTGACCGCAGACTACATCGGTGTCGAGGTGCCCGACCGCTACGTGTTCGGCTTCGGCATGGACGTCAACGAAGCCCTGCGCAACCTGCCGGCGATCTATGCGATGAAGGAGTAA